The proteins below are encoded in one region of Candidatus Binataceae bacterium:
- a CDS encoding ferritin-like domain-containing protein, which translates to MDSNGLSAAEKQIVIFSFYRDAELRGARLLFNLLGRLKGGEAQLKMAAHLADETRHAFLWTKRISDLGGAPVVIDDGYQRRLGLRTGVPKTLIDLLALTVVVEERAQSRYNAHMALPNVDPETMEVLKAVTKDESWHLSWIEKELRDIAKAEGKEETADEALERYRRIDREVFATLAADEAALMRS; encoded by the coding sequence ATGGATTCGAACGGACTGTCAGCGGCCGAGAAGCAAATCGTAATTTTCAGCTTTTATCGCGACGCCGAACTTCGCGGGGCGCGTTTGCTTTTCAACCTTCTCGGCCGTCTGAAGGGCGGTGAAGCCCAGCTCAAGATGGCCGCGCACCTCGCCGACGAGACTCGTCATGCGTTCCTGTGGACCAAGCGGATCTCTGATCTCGGCGGCGCTCCAGTCGTTATAGATGACGGCTATCAGCGCCGGCTCGGCCTTCGCACCGGCGTTCCCAAGACTCTTATCGACCTGCTCGCTCTGACCGTTGTGGTCGAGGAGCGCGCGCAGAGCCGCTACAACGCGCACATGGCGCTGCCCAACGTCGATCCCGAAACGATGGAAGTGCTGAAGGCCGTAACCAAGGACGAATCGTGGCATCTCTCGTGGATCGAGAAAGAGCTGCGCGATATCGCCAAGGCTGAAGGCAAGGAAGAGACGGCCGACGAAGCGCTCGAGCGCTACCGCAGGATCGATCGCGAAGTCTTCGCGACGCTCGCGGCCGACGAAGCCGCGCTGATGCGCTCCTAG
- a CDS encoding TIGR03619 family F420-dependent LLM class oxidoreductase produces MRPIRFNAGLPNGDPAATIATAKRAEDLGYYSVSIDDHFFMRGLMEDPRAPHYECFTMLSAVAATTSTIRMLPLVTSMSYRNPALLAKTMASLDNLSRGRLTAGIGAGWFKEEYDAYNFSYPSNAERIEQMADGIKVLKAMWTQEEPTHHGRYFKIEKAYCDPKPVQKPLPLLIGGGGRRILEVAAQEGDILNLNPPITTGSVDVNRALAFDRVRAKNRLALTREFLKAAGRSPDALELSGAAIVLMAKDRATVDAMAAATAQSVGLTDMEAVRSSMQVMVGTPDDIKREIASRIEDLGMTYFFLNFLMPDSLEMFAKEVMPEFTR; encoded by the coding sequence ATGCGTCCCATCAGGTTTAACGCTGGACTTCCCAATGGCGATCCCGCCGCCACGATCGCGACTGCGAAGCGGGCCGAGGATCTCGGCTACTACTCGGTTTCGATCGACGATCATTTCTTTATGCGCGGGCTGATGGAAGATCCGCGCGCGCCGCATTACGAATGCTTCACGATGCTGAGCGCGGTCGCCGCGACAACCAGCACCATCAGGATGTTGCCGCTTGTCACCTCGATGTCGTATCGAAACCCGGCGCTGCTCGCCAAGACGATGGCGTCGCTCGATAACCTGAGCCGCGGGCGTTTGACGGCGGGAATCGGCGCCGGATGGTTCAAGGAAGAGTACGACGCCTACAACTTTTCGTATCCGTCGAACGCCGAACGAATCGAGCAGATGGCCGACGGAATCAAGGTGTTGAAGGCGATGTGGACGCAGGAAGAGCCGACGCACCACGGCCGCTACTTCAAGATCGAAAAGGCTTACTGCGATCCGAAGCCCGTGCAAAAGCCGCTACCGCTTCTGATCGGCGGCGGAGGCAGGCGAATTCTCGAAGTCGCGGCGCAGGAGGGCGATATCCTGAACCTCAATCCGCCGATAACTACCGGTTCGGTCGACGTCAACCGCGCGTTAGCGTTCGATCGCGTAAGGGCAAAGAATCGGCTGGCGCTGACACGCGAATTTCTCAAGGCCGCCGGGCGCTCGCCCGACGCGCTCGAGCTTTCAGGCGCGGCTATCGTGCTGATGGCGAAGGACCGCGCGACCGTCGATGCGATGGCGGCCGCGACCGCGCAATCGGTCGGACTCACCGACATGGAGGCCGTGCGCTCTTCGATGCAGGTGATGGTCGGCACGCCCGACGACATCAAGCGCGAGATCGCATCGCGAATCGAAGACCTCGGGATGACCTACTTTTTCCTGAACTTCCTCATGCCCGATTCGCTCGAGATGTTCGCGAAAGAAGTGATGCCGGAGTTCACACGCTGA
- the pyrF gene encoding orotidine-5'-phosphate decarboxylase: protein MNFADRLAEEIRRKNSFAILGVDPQLDTKTTPGVPAGYSLASYCCEIVEACAPHIAAIKPQLAFFEARGLEGMRAYVEVLKLARRLGLVTIADAKRGDIGTTSAAYAEAFLGDGDFAADAVTVNPYQGSDATMPFIARVPRGRGLFVLVKTSNPSSGEFQDVQSGERTMWEVVAARVNGWGGDHIGQSGLSAVGAVVGATYPVQARRARELMPNATILVPGYGTQGASAADAVAAARPDGTGIVVNSSRGLMYAYLNKAGAKPGEAAAEAAAVMRAELNAAINQARRAA from the coding sequence ATGAACTTCGCTGACCGGCTGGCCGAGGAGATCCGCCGCAAGAACTCTTTCGCGATTCTCGGCGTTGATCCGCAGCTTGATACGAAAACCACGCCCGGTGTGCCGGCAGGCTATTCGCTCGCGAGTTACTGCTGCGAGATTGTCGAGGCATGCGCGCCGCACATCGCAGCGATCAAACCGCAGCTCGCGTTCTTCGAAGCGCGCGGCCTCGAAGGCATGCGTGCGTACGTTGAAGTTCTCAAACTCGCGCGGCGGCTTGGTCTCGTCACGATCGCGGACGCCAAGCGCGGCGATATTGGTACGACCTCGGCGGCATACGCGGAGGCGTTCCTCGGCGACGGCGACTTCGCGGCTGATGCCGTGACGGTGAATCCCTACCAGGGCAGCGACGCGACGATGCCATTTATAGCGCGCGTCCCGCGCGGGCGTGGCCTGTTCGTTTTGGTCAAAACCTCGAATCCGTCGTCAGGCGAGTTCCAGGATGTGCAGAGCGGTGAGCGCACGATGTGGGAGGTGGTCGCGGCGCGCGTCAACGGATGGGGCGGCGATCATATCGGTCAGAGCGGTCTCTCCGCCGTCGGCGCGGTTGTGGGCGCGACTTATCCGGTGCAGGCGCGACGCGCTCGCGAGCTGATGCCCAATGCGACGATTCTCGTTCCCGGCTATGGCACGCAGGGCGCGTCCGCGGCGGACGCGGTCGCGGCGGCGCGGCCCGATGGAACCGGCATCGTTGTCAATTCCAGTCGTGGCCTGATGTACGCATATCTGAACAAAGCGGGAGCAAAACCCGGCGAGGCGGCTGCCGAAGCCGCAGCGGTGATGCGCGCGGAACTCAACGCAGCGATAAATCAGGCGCGGCGCGCCGCCTGA
- the topA gene encoding type I DNA topoisomerase: MAKNLVIVESPAKAKTIKRYLGANYVVTPSVGHVMDLPKSKLGVDIEHDFKPEYHVIPGKTKVLDEIKGAAKGKDHIYLATDPDREGEAIAWHIRDKLGKTKAQVHRILLHEITQSAVKAAVANPTTLNEHLYDAQQARRVLDRLVGYKISPLLWDKVKRGISAGRVQSPALRIVVEREREREAFRAEEYWTLDANLQGANPPAFKARLFSHKDQRIDNKNYKMPEAEARAIIAAVEYAPFKIKSIERKEVRRTPAPPFITSRLQQEASRRLYFSPRKTMQVAQRLYEGIELGDQGAVGLITYMRTDSPRVSDAALESVRANINDRYGAKYLPEKPNFYKSGKQAQGAHEAIRPTAVERDPESMARYLGKDELALYTLIWNRFVSSQMTPAVYDRTTVDIESADDTIFRATGQVMKFDGFMRVYIEGQDDAAEDEDGTLPLLAEGEILKLLGLEPEQHFTQPPPRYTQATLIKELEERGIGRPSTYATIITSILREYVEEDESKRLRPTSLGRVVCDMLTAAFPNIVESGFTAQMEENLDQVEEGTQGWVQTLKSFYGPFEEQLGHAKEKMPEVKRKGLPTGIKCPTDGGEMVIKWGRNGEFLACSNYPDCTTTSEFGRDEQGNIKIREASAPALTDETCEKCGKPMVMRRSRFGEFLGCSGYPDCDGIKRLKADPVKTGVACPECKEGEILERRSRRGKLFYGCGRYPKCKFASWDKVIAQPCPQCGAPYITEKVTKRDGVTLQCANKECGYKARGPAASEPGEPPASSPTV, encoded by the coding sequence TTGGCTAAGAACCTCGTCATCGTTGAATCGCCGGCCAAGGCCAAGACGATAAAGCGCTACTTGGGGGCAAACTATGTCGTCACGCCCTCGGTCGGCCACGTCATGGACCTGCCAAAGAGCAAGCTCGGCGTCGATATCGAACACGATTTCAAGCCCGAGTACCACGTCATCCCGGGCAAGACCAAGGTACTCGACGAAATCAAGGGCGCGGCCAAAGGCAAGGACCACATCTATCTCGCGACCGACCCTGATCGCGAAGGAGAGGCGATCGCCTGGCACATCCGCGACAAGCTCGGAAAGACCAAAGCGCAGGTGCATCGCATCCTGCTGCACGAGATTACGCAATCGGCGGTCAAAGCGGCGGTCGCGAATCCGACGACCCTGAACGAGCATCTCTACGATGCGCAGCAGGCGCGACGCGTGCTCGATCGGCTGGTCGGCTACAAGATAAGCCCTTTGCTCTGGGACAAGGTAAAGCGCGGCATCAGCGCCGGCCGCGTTCAGTCTCCTGCCCTCAGAATCGTTGTAGAGCGCGAGCGCGAACGTGAGGCGTTTCGCGCCGAGGAATACTGGACCCTCGATGCGAACCTGCAAGGCGCGAATCCTCCTGCCTTCAAGGCGCGCCTCTTCAGCCACAAAGACCAGCGCATCGACAACAAGAACTACAAGATGCCCGAGGCCGAGGCGCGCGCGATCATCGCCGCAGTCGAGTACGCTCCGTTCAAGATCAAGAGCATCGAGCGCAAGGAAGTCCGCCGGACTCCAGCGCCGCCGTTCATCACTTCGCGCCTCCAGCAGGAGGCCTCGCGCCGGCTGTACTTCTCGCCGCGCAAGACGATGCAGGTGGCGCAGCGGCTTTACGAGGGCATCGAGCTGGGCGACCAGGGCGCGGTCGGCCTTATCACCTATATGCGTACTGATTCGCCGCGCGTTTCCGACGCGGCGCTCGAATCGGTCCGCGCCAATATTAATGATCGCTACGGCGCGAAGTACCTCCCCGAGAAGCCGAACTTCTACAAGTCCGGCAAGCAGGCTCAGGGCGCGCACGAGGCTATCCGCCCGACCGCCGTCGAGCGCGACCCCGAATCGATGGCGCGTTACCTCGGCAAGGACGAACTCGCGCTCTACACGCTGATTTGGAACCGCTTCGTTTCGAGCCAGATGACGCCAGCGGTTTATGATCGTACCACGGTCGATATCGAATCCGCCGACGACACGATCTTTCGCGCCACCGGCCAGGTGATGAAGTTCGACGGTTTCATGCGGGTGTATATCGAGGGCCAGGACGACGCCGCCGAGGACGAGGACGGCACGCTGCCACTTCTGGCCGAGGGCGAGATCCTCAAGCTGCTGGGACTCGAACCAGAGCAGCACTTCACGCAGCCTCCGCCGCGCTATACTCAAGCCACGCTCATCAAGGAGCTCGAAGAACGCGGCATCGGGCGGCCGTCCACCTACGCCACGATCATCACCAGCATCCTGCGGGAATACGTCGAGGAAGATGAGAGCAAGCGGCTGCGTCCGACATCGCTCGGGCGGGTCGTCTGCGACATGCTGACGGCGGCATTTCCGAACATCGTCGAGAGTGGCTTCACCGCGCAGATGGAAGAAAACCTCGACCAGGTCGAAGAAGGGACCCAGGGCTGGGTGCAGACGCTCAAGTCCTTCTACGGTCCGTTCGAGGAACAGCTCGGGCACGCCAAAGAGAAGATGCCGGAGGTCAAGCGCAAGGGCCTCCCCACCGGCATCAAGTGCCCGACCGACGGCGGCGAGATGGTTATCAAGTGGGGCCGCAACGGCGAGTTCCTCGCCTGCTCCAACTATCCCGACTGCACGACGACCAGCGAGTTCGGCCGCGACGAGCAGGGCAATATCAAGATTCGCGAGGCCAGCGCGCCGGCGCTCACCGACGAGACCTGCGAGAAGTGCGGCAAGCCGATGGTGATGCGGCGCTCGCGCTTCGGCGAGTTTCTCGGATGCTCGGGCTATCCGGACTGCGACGGAATCAAGCGGCTCAAGGCCGACCCGGTGAAGACGGGAGTCGCGTGCCCCGAATGCAAAGAGGGTGAGATCCTCGAGCGTCGCAGCCGGCGCGGCAAGCTGTTCTACGGATGCGGCCGCTATCCGAAGTGCAAGTTCGCGAGCTGGGACAAGGTAATCGCGCAGCCGTGCCCGCAATGCGGCGCACCGTATATTACCGAGAAAGTCACCAAGCGCGACGGCGTCACATTGCAGTGCGCCAACAAGGAATGCGGCTACAAAGCCCGCGGCCCGGCAGCGTCGGAACCGGGCGAGCCGCCGGCGTCGTCACCAACGGTCTAG
- a CDS encoding DNA-3-methyladenine glycosylase has protein sequence MTEKTVPYARAARRHLSKNDPVLAQVIESVGPVKIIPRPERFPALCRAIIFQQLAGAAATAIYNRFTGLYPDTEFPTPEQVIATPIEKLRSVGLSEKKALYIRDLAGHLRDGTLNFHRFPTMTDDEIIADLTRVKGIGRWTAEMFLMFNLGRPDVMPADDLGVQNGIKRLFRMRQRPKRKQVMKVAERWRPYRTAAAWYLWRSIDVILPDGGASAAKPKKIAVAKPLTRKPVKSSRPRRKT, from the coding sequence ATGACCGAGAAAACCGTTCCATACGCGCGCGCCGCCCGACGGCATCTTAGCAAGAATGATCCGGTCCTGGCGCAAGTAATTGAAAGCGTCGGTCCGGTTAAGATCATCCCGCGGCCCGAGCGATTCCCGGCGCTCTGCCGCGCGATCATCTTTCAGCAGCTCGCAGGGGCCGCGGCGACTGCGATCTACAATCGTTTCACCGGACTTTATCCCGACACCGAATTCCCCACCCCCGAGCAGGTGATCGCGACGCCAATCGAAAAGCTCCGCAGCGTCGGGCTCTCCGAAAAGAAAGCGCTATACATTCGCGATCTAGCGGGCCATCTGCGCGACGGCACGCTGAATTTTCATCGCTTCCCGACGATGACCGATGACGAGATCATCGCCGACCTCACGCGCGTCAAAGGAATCGGTCGCTGGACGGCCGAGATGTTCCTGATGTTCAACCTCGGGCGGCCCGACGTGATGCCGGCCGACGATCTCGGCGTGCAGAACGGGATCAAGCGCCTTTTTCGGATGCGTCAGCGGCCCAAGCGCAAGCAGGTCATGAAAGTCGCCGAGCGATGGCGTCCGTATCGGACGGCGGCGGCGTGGTATCTGTGGCGCAGCATCGACGTGATCCTGCCCGACGGCGGTGCGAGTGCCGCCAAGCCGAAAAAGATCGCGGTCGCAAAGCCGCTCACGCGCAAACCGGTGAAGTCATCTCGACCTCGCCGCAAGACCTGA
- a CDS encoding MaoC family dehydratase N-terminal domain-containing protein, producing MSDDSRLPMKAENLREGIHLGPVFYIIDADQVKRFTTALRDPNPAFDPARDEHAFVPPTMRLQDYALLIATQFKGGKGGVHAKHWCEFHAPMRVGQAIRAEGTITATFRKRGKFYFTLEYEQHDAASGELLMRQAITSVLLNEKGEMK from the coding sequence ATGAGCGACGATAGTCGGCTCCCGATGAAGGCCGAAAATCTGCGCGAGGGTATTCACCTCGGGCCGGTCTTCTACATCATCGACGCCGACCAGGTGAAACGCTTCACCACGGCACTCCGTGATCCGAATCCCGCGTTCGATCCTGCGCGCGACGAGCACGCTTTCGTCCCGCCCACGATGCGCCTGCAGGACTACGCGCTCCTCATCGCCACCCAGTTCAAGGGCGGCAAAGGGGGAGTGCACGCCAAGCACTGGTGCGAGTTTCACGCGCCGATGCGGGTCGGGCAGGCGATTCGCGCCGAGGGCACGATCACCGCTACGTTTCGAAAACGCGGCAAGTTCTATTTCACGCTCGAGTACGAGCAGCACGATGCGGCGAGCGGCGAGCTGCTGATGCGGCAGGCGATCACGTCGGTGCTGCTGAACGAAAAGGGAGAAATGAAATGA
- a CDS encoding lysylphosphatidylglycerol synthase domain-containing protein: MSTAAQSGAPAASIPTPIWRRAIPYAGTLLIFVLIFWRIPLRKVGEALTDVPVFGFLGLFLPYSLFYFVIDSACLTWVVHRFNAPMRYRDILPIRASMYLLAMINTNLGQGGVAYYLYRKAGITFLAALSSILFIALLEIYQLFMFSTLGVIFYTPRAGTQTEIVSILRVAYIIAWAGLFALMAFFALARRRESIRTWLATSRAGAIIATFVEARPLDYLTVLVIKSPTFLASVVIQYFALAMYGITVPFIKLLLFLPLVFLAAALPIAVAHLGTSQAAWLLFFSGNAPDARILAYSLAAHFTFMICNGLIGLMFLPRASRELTAAGATAAS, from the coding sequence GTGAGCACGGCCGCGCAAAGCGGCGCGCCCGCGGCATCGATTCCCACGCCGATCTGGCGGCGCGCGATTCCATACGCCGGCACGCTGCTCATCTTCGTGCTCATTTTCTGGCGCATCCCGCTGCGCAAGGTGGGCGAGGCGCTCACCGATGTTCCGGTCTTTGGGTTCCTCGGGCTCTTCCTGCCGTACTCGCTCTTCTACTTCGTGATCGATTCGGCGTGTCTGACCTGGGTCGTCCATCGCTTCAACGCGCCGATGCGCTATCGCGACATCCTGCCGATACGCGCCAGCATGTACCTGCTCGCGATGATCAATACGAACCTCGGCCAGGGCGGCGTCGCATACTACCTCTATCGCAAGGCCGGGATCACATTTCTCGCGGCGCTGAGCTCGATCCTGTTCATCGCGCTTTTGGAGATTTACCAGCTCTTCATGTTCTCGACGCTGGGAGTGATTTTCTACACGCCCCGCGCCGGCACGCAGACCGAGATCGTGAGTATCCTGCGGGTCGCGTACATCATCGCATGGGCCGGACTCTTCGCGCTGATGGCGTTTTTCGCGCTCGCGCGACGGCGCGAATCGATTCGCACGTGGCTCGCAACGAGCCGCGCGGGCGCGATCATCGCGACCTTCGTCGAAGCACGGCCGCTCGACTACCTGACTGTGCTCGTTATCAAATCGCCGACGTTTCTCGCATCGGTGGTCATCCAGTACTTCGCGCTCGCGATGTACGGAATCACGGTACCGTTCATAAAGCTGTTGCTCTTTCTGCCGCTCGTGTTCCTCGCCGCGGCGCTGCCGATCGCGGTCGCGCACCTCGGCACCAGTCAGGCGGCGTGGCTGCTCTTCTTCTCAGGCAATGCGCCGGATGCGAGGATCCTCGCCTACAGCCTCGCCGCCCACTTTACGTTCATGATTTGCAACGGCCTGATCGGTCTGATGTTCCTGCCGCGCGCCAGCCGCGAATTGACTGCCGCTGGCGCCACAGCGGCGAGCTGA
- the dprA gene encoding DNA-processing protein DprA, with protein MQSADACWIALRQVNGVGARIYRLILEKFGTPERAFEASASDIAAIGVPRQTAYNVSQFRDFTLAEKQLCELPRIGARLVRWTDPEYPPNLKHIADPPPFLFVRGDAPLTDSHCVAIVGARAASDGGRRMAQRLGFELAAKGFTVVSGLARGIDGEAHQGALDAGGRTIAVMGCGIDVIYPAEHRKLAEAIIEKGGALMSELPVGTQPLAENFPTRNRILSGLALGVVVVEAAEKSGSLISARMALEQDRQVFAVPGSPVSGKARGSNRLLKEGAKLVECVEDVIEELAPQLALGPKMLSIPQPSSAKREKTEKSGGNSQTESEQNTVDEAKLILEALKHDERLHVDSIIEATALKTQIVLRLLLELELRGLVAQHPGKLFSLA; from the coding sequence ATGCAATCGGCTGACGCATGCTGGATCGCGCTTCGCCAGGTGAACGGAGTCGGAGCGCGCATTTATCGATTGATACTTGAAAAGTTCGGCACTCCCGAGCGGGCATTCGAGGCCAGCGCTAGCGATATTGCTGCTATCGGCGTGCCCCGGCAGACTGCCTACAACGTCAGCCAGTTTCGGGATTTCACCCTCGCCGAGAAGCAGCTCTGCGAGTTGCCGCGAATCGGGGCAAGGCTGGTGCGTTGGACCGATCCGGAATATCCGCCGAATCTAAAGCACATCGCCGATCCTCCGCCGTTCCTGTTCGTGCGCGGCGATGCGCCGCTGACCGATTCGCATTGCGTCGCGATCGTTGGCGCGCGAGCCGCAAGCGACGGCGGCCGTCGGATGGCACAGCGACTCGGCTTCGAGCTCGCGGCCAAGGGTTTCACTGTCGTGAGCGGCCTTGCGCGCGGAATCGATGGCGAGGCGCATCAGGGTGCGCTGGACGCGGGCGGCAGAACGATCGCGGTCATGGGATGCGGAATCGACGTGATCTATCCCGCAGAGCATCGCAAGCTCGCCGAGGCGATCATCGAAAAAGGCGGCGCATTGATGTCGGAGCTGCCGGTTGGCACCCAACCGCTGGCCGAGAACTTCCCGACCCGCAACCGGATTCTCTCGGGCCTCGCCTTGGGAGTGGTTGTCGTCGAGGCTGCTGAAAAAAGCGGCTCGCTTATATCGGCGCGGATGGCGTTGGAGCAGGATCGTCAGGTCTTCGCTGTGCCGGGCAGCCCGGTAAGCGGCAAGGCGCGCGGTAGTAATCGACTTTTAAAAGAAGGCGCGAAACTCGTAGAATGTGTAGAAGATGTAATCGAGGAGCTGGCGCCGCAGCTCGCGCTCGGTCCAAAGATGCTGTCTATACCGCAGCCGAGCTCGGCAAAGCGCGAAAAGACTGAAAAAAGCGGCGGCAATTCGCAAACCGAATCGGAGCAAAACACTGTTGATGAGGCTAAACTTATCCTTGAGGCTCTGAAGCATGATGAAAGACTTCATGTTGATTCGATTATTGAAGCTACAGCGCTCAAGACGCAGATCGTGCTTAGGTTGTTACTCGAACTTGAGCTTCGCGGCCTCGTCGCCCAACATCCGGGCAAGCTTTTCTCACTCGCGTGA
- a CDS encoding MaoC family dehydratase: protein MSGTHAIAVGDQRTSQPYLLDADAAEAYGRALDSPRRRRPPKNIHSDPDAAAKAGFTAPIAAGEQTVAVIGQFLAAEFGMRFLRGGRIDVSLTLPVLYGDTLVSHALADREDAELLHLKIWVENQSGDRVLEGTATLRRDA, encoded by the coding sequence ATGAGCGGCACGCATGCGATCGCGGTCGGTGATCAACGAACCTCGCAACCGTACCTGCTCGACGCCGATGCGGCCGAGGCATACGGACGCGCGCTCGATTCGCCGCGTCGGCGGCGCCCACCCAAGAACATTCACAGTGATCCGGATGCCGCCGCCAAGGCGGGATTCACGGCGCCGATCGCGGCCGGAGAGCAAACCGTCGCGGTAATCGGGCAGTTCCTCGCGGCCGAGTTCGGGATGCGGTTTCTGCGCGGCGGCCGCATCGACGTATCGCTCACGCTGCCCGTTCTGTACGGCGATACACTGGTGTCGCACGCGCTCGCCGATCGCGAAGACGCAGAACTTCTCCATTTGAAAATCTGGGTCGAGAATCAGAGCGGCGATCGCGTGCTCGAGGGAACCGCGACGCTAAGGCGCGACGCGTGA